The following coding sequences are from one Hippopotamus amphibius kiboko isolate mHipAmp2 chromosome 9, mHipAmp2.hap2, whole genome shotgun sequence window:
- the NPW gene encoding neuropeptide W, which produces MAGPTQLSEGLDAEKHQGKFAEWMPPGLRLPDVARPDPTEPVPSPPLRAAVNVSTLARGTGMRGPGRGAPASRRLLALLLLLLLPPLPAGAWYKHVASPRYHTVGRAAGLLMGLRRSPYLWRRALSPAAGPLAWDSFGLGVLPQGPPARSALPPGPVARDALLLPSEVQKLWEMRRRSSHAGLPVGAPRSPRAPESAPQPELRLGAYSWTSAEQARTPYDIFIPDSQQRKAFLEQSLLFQPGEWGERAFGESPAQPWSARGTAFASPRLAPEPS; this is translated from the exons CCTCCTGGTCTCCGGCTTCCCGACGTGGCACGTCCAGACCCGACTGAGCCAGTTCCCAGTCCGCCCCTCCGGGCGGCCGTCAACGTGAGCACCCTGGCGCGGGGCACGGGGATGCGGGGTCCTGGGCGGGGGGCCCCTGCGAGCCGCCGGCTGTTGgcattgctgctgctgctgctgctgccgccgctgcccGCCGGCGCCTGGTACAAGCACGTGGCGAGTCCCCGCTACCACACGGTGGGCCGCGCAGCGGGCCTGCTAATGGGGCTGCGCCGCTCACCCTACCTGTGGCGCCGAGCGCTGAGCCCCGCCGCCGGGCCCCTTGCCTGGGACAGCTTCGGCCTGGGCGTGCTCCCCCAGGGGCCACCTGCCAGAAGCGCCCTCCCCCCCGGGCCCGTCGCCCGCGATGCTCTGCTGCTTCCCTCCGAAGTTCAGAAACTGTGGGAGATGCGACGCAGAAGCTCCCACGCTGGGCTCCCGGTCGGTGCGCCTCGCAGCCCGCGCGCCCCGGAGTCCGCGCCCCAACCGGAGCTGCGGCTGGGCGCCTACTCCTGGACCTCGGCGGAGCAGGCCAG GACACCCTACGACATTTTCATCCCCGACTCCCAGCAGAGGAAGGCTTTCCTGGAGCAGTCTCTACTCTTCCagcctggggagtggggagagcg AGCCTTCGGAGAGTCTCCTGCTCAGCCGTGGTCTGCGCGGGGAACCGCCTTCGCCAGCCCCCGCCTGGCCCCAGAGCCGTCCTGA
- the NHERF2 gene encoding Na(+)/H(+) exchange regulatory cofactor NHE-RF2 isoform X1 has protein sequence MAAPEPLRPRLCCLVRGEHGYGFHLHGEKGRRGQFIRRVEPGSPAEAAALRAGDRLVEVNGVNVEGETHHQVVQRIKAVEGRTRLLVVDKETDEELRRRQLTCTEEMAQRGLPPAHDPWEPKPDWARAGSLSSEVAQKDVNGPLRELRPRLCHLRKGPQGYGFNLHSDKSRPGQYIRSVDLGSPAAHSGLRAQDRLIEVNGQNVEGLRHAEVVARIKAREDEAQLLVVDPETDEHFKRLRVTPIEEHVEGPLPSPVTNGTSSAQLNGGSMCSSRSDLPGLDKDTEDGSTWRRDPFQESGLHLSPTAAEAKEKARATRVNKRAPQMDWNRKREIFSNF, from the exons ATGGCCGCACCGGAGCCGCTGCGGCCGCGCCTGTGCTGCCTGGTGCGCGGCGAGCACGGCTACGGCTTCCACCTGCACGGCGAGAAGGGCCGCCGCGGGCAGTTCATTCGGCGCGTGGAGCCGGGTTCCCCGGCCGAGGCGGCCGCGCTGCGCGCCGGAGACCGGCTGGTCGAGGTCAACGGCGTCAACGTGGAGGGCGAGACGCACCACCAG GTGGTGCAGAGGATCAAGGCCGTGGAGGGCCGGACTCGGCTGCTGGTGGTAGACAAGGAGACAGACGAGGAGCTCCGCCGGCGGCAGCTGACCTGCACCGAGGAGATGGCCCAGCGAGGGCTGCCGCCCGCCCACGACCCCTGGGAGCCAAAGCCGGACTGGGCACGAGCGGGCAGCCTCAGCTCTGAGGTTGCCCAGAAG GATGTCAACGGGCCCCTGAGGGAGCTGCGTCCGAGGCTCTGCCACCTGCGAAAAGGCCCCCAGGGCTACGGGTTTAACCTGCACAGTGACAAGTCCCGGCCTGGACAGTACATCCGCTCGGTGGACCTGGGCTCGCCGGCTGCCCACTCTGGCCTCCGTGCCCAGGACCGACTCATAGAG GTGAACGGGCAGAATGTGGAGGGGCTGCGCCATGCAGAGGTGGTTGCCAGAATCAAGGCGCGGGAGGACGAGGCCCAGCTGCTGGTGGTGGACCCTGAAACGGATGAGCACTTCAAGCGGCTGCGGGTCACACCCATCGAGGAGCATGTGGAAG GTCCATTGCCGTCACCAGTCACCAACGGGACCAGCTCGGCCCAG CTCAATGGCGGCTCCATGTGCTCGTCCCGAAGTGACCTGCCTGGCTTAGACAAGGACACTGAG GATGGCAGCACCTGGAGGCGCGACCCTTTTCAGGAGAGCGGCCTCCACCTGAGCCCCACAGCAGCTGAGGCCAAGGAGAAGGCGAGAGCCACCAGGGTCAACAAGCGGGCGCCGCAGATGGACTGGAACCGGAAGCGAGAGATCTTCAGCAACTTCTGA
- the NHERF2 gene encoding Na(+)/H(+) exchange regulatory cofactor NHE-RF2 isoform X2 has protein sequence MAAPEPLRPRLCCLVRGEHGYGFHLHGEKGRRGQFIRRVEPGSPAEAAALRAGDRLVEVNGVNVEGETHHQVVQRIKAVEGRTRLLVVDKETDEELRRRQLTCTEEMAQRGLPPAHDPWEPKPDWARAGSLSSEVAQKDVNGPLRELRPRLCHLRKGPQGYGFNLHSDKSRPGQYIRSVDLGSPAAHSGLRAQDRLIEVNGQNVEGLRHAEVVARIKAREDEAQLLVVDPETDEHFKRLRVTPIEEHVEGPLPSPVTNGTSSAQDGSTWRRDPFQESGLHLSPTAAEAKEKARATRVNKRAPQMDWNRKREIFSNF, from the exons ATGGCCGCACCGGAGCCGCTGCGGCCGCGCCTGTGCTGCCTGGTGCGCGGCGAGCACGGCTACGGCTTCCACCTGCACGGCGAGAAGGGCCGCCGCGGGCAGTTCATTCGGCGCGTGGAGCCGGGTTCCCCGGCCGAGGCGGCCGCGCTGCGCGCCGGAGACCGGCTGGTCGAGGTCAACGGCGTCAACGTGGAGGGCGAGACGCACCACCAG GTGGTGCAGAGGATCAAGGCCGTGGAGGGCCGGACTCGGCTGCTGGTGGTAGACAAGGAGACAGACGAGGAGCTCCGCCGGCGGCAGCTGACCTGCACCGAGGAGATGGCCCAGCGAGGGCTGCCGCCCGCCCACGACCCCTGGGAGCCAAAGCCGGACTGGGCACGAGCGGGCAGCCTCAGCTCTGAGGTTGCCCAGAAG GATGTCAACGGGCCCCTGAGGGAGCTGCGTCCGAGGCTCTGCCACCTGCGAAAAGGCCCCCAGGGCTACGGGTTTAACCTGCACAGTGACAAGTCCCGGCCTGGACAGTACATCCGCTCGGTGGACCTGGGCTCGCCGGCTGCCCACTCTGGCCTCCGTGCCCAGGACCGACTCATAGAG GTGAACGGGCAGAATGTGGAGGGGCTGCGCCATGCAGAGGTGGTTGCCAGAATCAAGGCGCGGGAGGACGAGGCCCAGCTGCTGGTGGTGGACCCTGAAACGGATGAGCACTTCAAGCGGCTGCGGGTCACACCCATCGAGGAGCATGTGGAAG GTCCATTGCCGTCACCAGTCACCAACGGGACCAGCTCGGCCCAG GATGGCAGCACCTGGAGGCGCGACCCTTTTCAGGAGAGCGGCCTCCACCTGAGCCCCACAGCAGCTGAGGCCAAGGAGAAGGCGAGAGCCACCAGGGTCAACAAGCGGGCGCCGCAGATGGACTGGAACCGGAAGCGAGAGATCTTCAGCAACTTCTGA
- the NHERF2 gene encoding Na(+)/H(+) exchange regulatory cofactor NHE-RF2 isoform X3 gives MARSGTATPPAPAPGAPPRSPYQGLVQDVNGPLRELRPRLCHLRKGPQGYGFNLHSDKSRPGQYIRSVDLGSPAAHSGLRAQDRLIEVNGQNVEGLRHAEVVARIKAREDEAQLLVVDPETDEHFKRLRVTPIEEHVEGPLPSPVTNGTSSAQLNGGSMCSSRSDLPGLDKDTEDGSTWRRDPFQESGLHLSPTAAEAKEKARATRVNKRAPQMDWNRKREIFSNF, from the exons ATGGCTCGCTCTGGAACTGCCACACCACCCGCCCCGGCCCCAGGAGCCCCTCCACGGAGCCCATATCAGGGGCTTGTGCAG GATGTCAACGGGCCCCTGAGGGAGCTGCGTCCGAGGCTCTGCCACCTGCGAAAAGGCCCCCAGGGCTACGGGTTTAACCTGCACAGTGACAAGTCCCGGCCTGGACAGTACATCCGCTCGGTGGACCTGGGCTCGCCGGCTGCCCACTCTGGCCTCCGTGCCCAGGACCGACTCATAGAG GTGAACGGGCAGAATGTGGAGGGGCTGCGCCATGCAGAGGTGGTTGCCAGAATCAAGGCGCGGGAGGACGAGGCCCAGCTGCTGGTGGTGGACCCTGAAACGGATGAGCACTTCAAGCGGCTGCGGGTCACACCCATCGAGGAGCATGTGGAAG GTCCATTGCCGTCACCAGTCACCAACGGGACCAGCTCGGCCCAG CTCAATGGCGGCTCCATGTGCTCGTCCCGAAGTGACCTGCCTGGCTTAGACAAGGACACTGAG GATGGCAGCACCTGGAGGCGCGACCCTTTTCAGGAGAGCGGCCTCCACCTGAGCCCCACAGCAGCTGAGGCCAAGGAGAAGGCGAGAGCCACCAGGGTCAACAAGCGGGCGCCGCAGATGGACTGGAACCGGAAGCGAGAGATCTTCAGCAACTTCTGA
- the NTHL1 gene encoding endonuclease III-like protein 1 isoform X1, translating to MCSPQESGMNAASVRMVTRSRSRGPGAGPHRVGEKAAPLRRGEAAAEGRKSYNPVKRQQKAQRLKVAYEASEGEKGDGAEHLQAPAWEPQDWRQQLENIRTMRSGKDAPVDQLGAEHCYDSSAPPKVRRYQVLLSLMLSSQTKDQVTAGAMQRLRAQGLTVDSILQMDDSTLGMLIYPVGFWRNKVKYIKQTSAILQQRYDGDIPASVAELVALPGVGPKMAHLAMAVAWGTVSGIAVDTHVHRIANRLRWTKKVAKSPEETRRALEQWLPRELWREINGLLVGFGQQTCLPVHPRCQACLNQALCPAARGL from the exons ATGTGTAGTCCGCAGGAATCCGGCATGAACGCGGCGAGCGTGAGGATGGTGACCCGCAGCAGGAGCCGGGGACCCGGGGCCGGTCCGCACAGGGTTGGGGAGAAGGCCGCGCCGCTCAGGAGGGGAGAGGCGGCTGCAG AAGGCCGGAAAAGCTACAACCCTGTGAAGCGTCAGCAGAAggcacagagactgaaagtggcCTATGAGgcctcagaaggtgagaaaggagaCGGGGCTGAGCACCTCCAGGCACCAGCCTGGGAACCTCAGGACTGGCGGCAGCAGCTGGAGAACATCCGAACCATGAGGAGCGGGAAGGATGCGCCTGTGGACCAGCTGGGGGCTGAGCACTGCTATGACTCCAGTGCACCCCCAAAG GTGCGGAGGTACCAGGTGCTGCTGTCACTGATGCTCTCCAGCCAGACCAAGGACCAGGTGACAGCGGGCGCCATGCAGCGGCTGCGGGCCCAGGGCCTGACGGTGGACAGCATCCTGCAGATGGATGACAGCACGCTGGGCATGCTCATCTACCCCGTGGGCTTCTGGAGG AACAAGGTGAAGTACATCAAGCAGACCAGTGCTATTCTGCAGCAGCGCTACGATGGGGACATTCCAGCCTCCGTGGCAGAACTGGTGGCACTGCCAGGCGTCGGGCCCAAGATGGCACACTTGGCCATGGCGGTGGCCTGGGGCACCGTGTCAGGCATTG CAGtggacacacacgtgcacagaaTTGCCAACCGACTCAGGTGGACCAAGAAGGTGGCCAAGTCCCCAGAGGAGACCCGCAGGGCGCTGGAGCAGTGGCTGCCCAG GGAGCTGTGGCGCGAGATCAACGGACTGCTGGTGGGCTTCGGCCAGCAGACTTGCCTGCCTGTCCACCCACGCTGCCAGGCCTGTCTCAACCAGGCCCTGTGCCCAGCTGCACGTGGACTCTGA
- the NTHL1 gene encoding endonuclease III-like protein 1 isoform X2: MCSPQESGMNAASVRMVTRSRSRGPGAGPHRVGEKAAPLRRGEAAAGRKSYNPVKRQQKAQRLKVAYEASEGEKGDGAEHLQAPAWEPQDWRQQLENIRTMRSGKDAPVDQLGAEHCYDSSAPPKVRRYQVLLSLMLSSQTKDQVTAGAMQRLRAQGLTVDSILQMDDSTLGMLIYPVGFWRNKVKYIKQTSAILQQRYDGDIPASVAELVALPGVGPKMAHLAMAVAWGTVSGIAVDTHVHRIANRLRWTKKVAKSPEETRRALEQWLPRELWREINGLLVGFGQQTCLPVHPRCQACLNQALCPAARGL; the protein is encoded by the exons ATGTGTAGTCCGCAGGAATCCGGCATGAACGCGGCGAGCGTGAGGATGGTGACCCGCAGCAGGAGCCGGGGACCCGGGGCCGGTCCGCACAGGGTTGGGGAGAAGGCCGCGCCGCTCAGGAGGGGAGAGGCGGCTGCAG GCCGGAAAAGCTACAACCCTGTGAAGCGTCAGCAGAAggcacagagactgaaagtggcCTATGAGgcctcagaaggtgagaaaggagaCGGGGCTGAGCACCTCCAGGCACCAGCCTGGGAACCTCAGGACTGGCGGCAGCAGCTGGAGAACATCCGAACCATGAGGAGCGGGAAGGATGCGCCTGTGGACCAGCTGGGGGCTGAGCACTGCTATGACTCCAGTGCACCCCCAAAG GTGCGGAGGTACCAGGTGCTGCTGTCACTGATGCTCTCCAGCCAGACCAAGGACCAGGTGACAGCGGGCGCCATGCAGCGGCTGCGGGCCCAGGGCCTGACGGTGGACAGCATCCTGCAGATGGATGACAGCACGCTGGGCATGCTCATCTACCCCGTGGGCTTCTGGAGG AACAAGGTGAAGTACATCAAGCAGACCAGTGCTATTCTGCAGCAGCGCTACGATGGGGACATTCCAGCCTCCGTGGCAGAACTGGTGGCACTGCCAGGCGTCGGGCCCAAGATGGCACACTTGGCCATGGCGGTGGCCTGGGGCACCGTGTCAGGCATTG CAGtggacacacacgtgcacagaaTTGCCAACCGACTCAGGTGGACCAAGAAGGTGGCCAAGTCCCCAGAGGAGACCCGCAGGGCGCTGGAGCAGTGGCTGCCCAG GGAGCTGTGGCGCGAGATCAACGGACTGCTGGTGGGCTTCGGCCAGCAGACTTGCCTGCCTGTCCACCCACGCTGCCAGGCCTGTCTCAACCAGGCCCTGTGCCCAGCTGCACGTGGACTCTGA